One Ilumatobacter coccineus YM16-304 genomic window, AGTTCGTCGACGGTGGTCGCTCGCGACACGCCGACCGACGAGCCCATGTTGGCGGGCTTCACGAAGACGGGCAGACCGAGTTCGTCGGCCAGTTGTTGCGGGAGCGCCGGATTCATCTCGTGCTCGCCGAACGCTCGATAGGCGGCTTGCGGAATCCCGGCAGCTGCGAGCACCTGCTTGGCCATGGCCTTGTCCATCGCCACGGCCGACGCAAGGACGCCGGCACCGACGTAGGGGACGTTGGCGAGTTCGAGCAGGCCCTGCACGGTGCCGTCTTCGCCCATCGGGCCGTGGAGCAGCGGCATCACGACGGTGCGACCGGGTGACGACGTCGCGGCCGAGAGCACGGGACTGGGCGACACGTTGCTGCCGCTCGGATCGAGACGGCCGGGCAGCTGCTCGGGCCCTTTCGCCAGCGCGTCGACCGCCTGTTGGGCGATGGCCCACTGGCCCTCGGTCGAGATGCCGATCGGCGTGATCCGATACTTCGTCGGGTCGGCGGCGGCGAGGACGTGCGCCGCGGTCGTGCACGACACGTCGTGCTCTGCTGATTCGCCGCCGAAGAGCACGACGAGGTGGATCCGGTCGTCGTGTTGCTCGCCGCGCAGCATCACCTCGAGTACATCACTCACGGCCGAACCGGCTCTCGGCGAAACGCACGTGACGGCTGGCCGCCGATGGGATCCCGGTCTGGGTCATGTCGCGACAGTACCGTCACCCCTCGTGAGGTTCATGGCATCCGAAGCAGCAGCGGGCATCGGTGGACGCCTGGTCGGCCCCGACGTCGAATTCGACGGGGCATCGTTCGACACGCGCTCGATCCAGCCCGGTCAACTCTTCGTCCCGATCGTCGCCGAACGCAACGGTCACGACTTCATCGGCGCCGCATACGACAGCGGGGCGGCGCTGCACCTGTCGTCGGAGC contains:
- a CDS encoding D-alanine--D-alanine ligase family protein, encoding MLRGEQHDDRIHLVVLFGGESAEHDVSCTTAAHVLAAADPTKYRITPIGISTEGQWAIAQQAVDALAKGPEQLPGRLDPSGSNVSPSPVLSAATSSPGRTVVMPLLHGPMGEDGTVQGLLELANVPYVGAGVLASAVAMDKAMAKQVLAAAGIPQAAYRAFGEHEMNPALPQQLADELGLPVFVKPANMGSSVGVSRATTVDELRDAIELALSYDEMIVVEEAIVGKEIEVAVLGNHSPDAATPGEIVPGDEFYSYDDKYVTDGSYAVIPAPIGAAALEECRELAIRTFRALRCEGLSRVDFFYETPGDPAGRGRGFLCNEVNTMPGFTPISMFPKMWIADGVSYPEIIDRLVDLAIERHTRRRRNTKH